From a single Paenibacillus sp. FSL W8-0426 genomic region:
- a CDS encoding PRD domain-containing protein — translation MKIAKVINNNVISIYQADGAELVVMGRGIAFKKKPGDRVDETRIQKVFALKNKQTSDNFKMLLREVPIELVEIVEEVITHARDNMGRNLNENIYVSLTDHINFAIERYREGVEIKNAMLWEIKQLYKSEFALGLRTLEQIKSRLGYELPQDEAAFIALHIVNAEMNEEVVTTMNMTKFIQQIINIAKYHFKMEFDEESLSYYRFITHLKFFSQRVLNGTHYDNNYDHFYDMIKEKHREAAACTEKIEMFVKKEYDHELTNEEKLYLTVHIERVVNR, via the coding sequence GTGAAAATAGCCAAGGTCATCAACAACAATGTAATCAGCATCTATCAGGCAGACGGGGCTGAGCTTGTCGTTATGGGGCGCGGAATTGCCTTCAAGAAAAAGCCGGGAGACAGAGTAGACGAGACCCGCATTCAGAAGGTGTTTGCCCTGAAGAACAAGCAGACCTCCGACAATTTCAAAATGCTGCTGCGCGAGGTTCCGATCGAGCTGGTCGAAATCGTCGAAGAGGTCATCACGCACGCGAGAGATAACATGGGCAGAAACCTGAATGAAAACATCTATGTATCCTTGACGGACCACATCAATTTTGCGATAGAACGATACCGCGAAGGCGTCGAGATCAAAAATGCGATGCTGTGGGAAATCAAACAGCTGTACAAGTCCGAATTCGCGCTTGGACTGCGCACGCTGGAACAGATCAAGTCCCGGCTCGGGTATGAGCTTCCGCAGGACGAAGCGGCCTTTATCGCGCTGCATATCGTGAATGCCGAAATGAATGAAGAAGTCGTGACCACGATGAACATGACCAAATTCATTCAGCAAATTATCAATATTGCGAAATACCATTTCAAGATGGAGTTCGATGAGGAATCGCTCAGTTATTACCGCTTCATTACCCACTTGAAATTTTTCTCGCAGCGTGTGCTGAACGGAACGCATTACGACAATAACTACGACCACTTCTACGACATGATCAAGGAGAAGCATCGGGAAGCGGCGGCATGCACGGAAAAGATCGAAATGTTCGTCAAAAAGGAATATGACCACGAGCTGACGAACGAGGAAAAGCTGTATCTGACCGTGCACATTGAACGAGTGGTTAATCGTTAA
- a CDS encoding beta-glucoside-specific PTS transporter subunit IIABC, whose amino-acid sequence MSHEKLAKEIVQLVGGEKNVVSLVHCATRLRFVLKDDAKADKATLEKTEGIIAVKENGGQFQVVIGNTVPEVYSAIGKVSNILDDGDSKEKKGKSIKGLGGIIDVISSIFAPLLGVMAGAGILKGLLLIATNAGWLATTDTSYIILYAAADSLFYFLPLLLAVTTSRKFQGNTFVALTIAGALIYPTIITLKNEGTPTDFFGIPVVLMSYSSTVIPIIISVIVMSFLERWLNKVIHQSVKNFITPLLLLVIMVPLTLIAFGPFGVYVGNAIASALVAAFGFSPLLAGAVMGAGWQLFVIFGVHWGLVPIFINNVAVHGRDGIKPAATASVFAQTGAAFGVMLRTKNKKLRTLAGSSTLTALFGITEPAIYGVTLPLKRPFIAGIIGGAIGGAIIGQAGTQAFASGAPGLLTLPIFYGPGGQGFPGLIIGIVVSFIVSAVLTYIMGFKDPVEEEAAKGETANKSASSAQASTLTAAADQLVLSPIQGTIVDLAEVPDPAFSSGAMGQGVAIEPSVGRVVAPFDGTVTVAFKKKHALAVVSDSGAEILVHVGVDTVKLDGQHFVSHIKEGDRVKAGDLLLEFDIAQIKAAGYHTVTPIIVTNSANYEQVLPASTGEVQTQEPLLSLHASK is encoded by the coding sequence ATGAGTCATGAAAAGCTGGCCAAAGAAATCGTACAGCTGGTCGGTGGGGAGAAAAACGTCGTTTCCCTGGTGCATTGCGCAACGCGTTTGCGGTTTGTACTGAAGGACGACGCCAAAGCCGACAAAGCAACATTGGAAAAAACGGAAGGCATCATTGCCGTGAAAGAAAACGGAGGACAATTTCAAGTCGTCATCGGCAACACGGTGCCTGAGGTGTATAGTGCCATCGGCAAAGTCAGCAACATTCTGGACGATGGCGATTCCAAAGAAAAAAAGGGCAAGTCCATTAAAGGCCTTGGTGGCATTATCGACGTCATTTCGAGCATCTTTGCTCCACTGCTCGGCGTTATGGCCGGAGCCGGGATTTTAAAAGGGCTGCTGCTGATTGCCACCAACGCCGGCTGGCTCGCAACGACGGATACAAGCTACATCATTCTGTACGCGGCTGCGGATAGCCTGTTTTATTTCCTGCCGCTGCTGTTAGCGGTTACAACTTCGCGTAAGTTCCAGGGCAACACCTTTGTCGCGTTGACGATCGCAGGCGCACTGATCTATCCGACCATCATTACGTTAAAAAATGAAGGCACGCCAACCGACTTTTTCGGCATTCCGGTGGTCCTGATGAGTTATTCATCCACGGTCATTCCGATCATCATTTCGGTTATCGTGATGAGTTTCCTGGAGAGATGGCTGAACAAAGTCATTCATCAAAGCGTCAAAAACTTCATTACGCCATTGCTGCTGTTAGTGATTATGGTTCCGCTGACGCTGATTGCGTTCGGACCGTTCGGCGTATACGTCGGTAATGCCATTGCATCTGCGCTGGTAGCCGCATTTGGTTTCAGTCCGCTGCTGGCTGGAGCGGTCATGGGTGCGGGCTGGCAGCTGTTCGTCATCTTCGGCGTGCACTGGGGCTTGGTGCCGATCTTCATCAACAACGTTGCGGTTCACGGCCGCGACGGCATCAAACCTGCCGCAACGGCATCCGTATTCGCCCAAACGGGCGCGGCTTTTGGAGTCATGCTTAGAACGAAAAACAAAAAGCTGAGAACCCTGGCCGGGTCCTCTACGCTCACGGCTCTGTTCGGCATCACCGAACCGGCCATCTACGGGGTAACGCTGCCCCTGAAACGGCCATTCATCGCAGGTATTATCGGCGGAGCGATCGGGGGAGCGATCATCGGCCAAGCGGGAACCCAAGCGTTTGCATCCGGTGCGCCGGGACTGCTCACGCTGCCGATCTTCTACGGTCCAGGTGGACAAGGCTTCCCGGGCCTGATTATCGGGATCGTCGTTTCCTTTATCGTTTCGGCCGTATTGACGTATATTATGGGCTTCAAAGATCCGGTGGAGGAAGAAGCGGCCAAAGGCGAAACAGCCAATAAATCCGCATCATCCGCACAAGCATCGACATTGACTGCTGCGGCAGACCAACTGGTGCTTAGCCCGATCCAAGGTACGATCGTGGATCTCGCAGAAGTTCCGGACCCGGCATTTTCGTCCGGTGCGATGGGGCAGGGCGTTGCCATCGAGCCAAGCGTAGGCAGAGTGGTTGCTCCGTTCGACGGAACGGTAACTGTAGCCTTTAAGAAGAAACACGCATTGGCGGTCGTATCCGACAGCGGGGCTGAAATCCTGGTGCATGTCGGCGTGGACACCGTCAAGCTGGACGGACAGCATTTTGTGTCCCATATCAAGGAAGGAGACCGTGTAAAGGCAGGAGACCTGCTGCTCGAGTTCGACATCGCACAGATCAAGGCTGCCGGATACCATACGGTTACGCCGATTATCGTCACGAATTCTGCAAACTATGAACAAGTATTGCCTGCAAGCACGGGAGAGGTTCAGACGCAGGAGCCGCTCTTGAGCCTTCACGCTTCGAAATAG
- a CDS encoding SMI1/KNR4 family protein — translation MKEYLQNIEQWLSANADKIIESSLQPPASELQLLELEAELGKALPNDFKQLYLWKNGLTDDENLGSLFYGMDFYPLDRVRQEFDRRRESDGNSNFELLTVDKEIDPSNMYNSDWLQLGFDGSHTGLFLDLAPSIDGQYGQVIFIDDEYRVGILVASTIRELVAHFSNDLVNGLYRLDDDALDEENHYLVPDGKISLVNWKNSERWARS, via the coding sequence ATGAAGGAATACTTACAAAACATCGAACAGTGGTTAAGTGCGAATGCAGACAAGATTATTGAAAGTTCGTTGCAACCTCCGGCAAGCGAGCTTCAACTGTTAGAATTGGAAGCTGAACTAGGGAAAGCTTTGCCGAACGACTTTAAGCAGCTTTATTTGTGGAAGAATGGATTAACGGACGATGAAAATCTAGGCAGCTTATTTTATGGAATGGACTTTTATCCATTAGATCGGGTTAGGCAAGAATTTGACAGAAGAAGGGAATCTGACGGGAACTCCAATTTTGAACTGTTGACCGTCGACAAGGAGATTGATCCTTCCAACATGTATAATTCCGATTGGCTGCAGCTGGGCTTTGACGGATCGCACACCGGGTTGTTTCTGGATTTAGCACCCTCGATAGATGGACAATATGGACAGGTTATATTCATTGATGATGAATACCGCGTGGGGATTCTGGTAGCATCTACGATTAGAGAACTGGTAGCCCACTTCTCAAATGACCTCGTGAATGGACTATATCGCTTGGATGACGACGCATTGGATGAAGAGAATCATTACTTGGTGCCCGATGGGAAAATCAGCCTTGTGAACTGGAAAAATAGCGAAAGATGGGCTCGTTCATGA
- the abc-f gene encoding ABC-F type ribosomal protection protein gives MEKMCFEVEQVEISFQDRVLLNIERLAVHQFDRIGIVGRNGQGKSTLLKLLAGRLMPTAGRVKRYVDFGYLEQMAAPEDKSEMEIDAKLLSRLAIPSHSGLSGGEETRLKLGNLLAHYHEALLIDEPTTHLDRDGIAFMMDELRFYYGALILVSHDRAVLDELVTTIWEVEDGQVHVYTGNYSDYKARKQLEHEQQNQAYDQYVKEKRRLERAAQDKMEKAAKVTQPGRTSKREAKAKANRMFETKSKGTSQKAVHRAAKAIEQRMDRLQEVHKVQDRQPLVFRQSAALKLHNRFPIMADRLTLSVEGKMLLHNASFQIPLGSKVAITGANGSGKSTLLNHIAKGGQGIMLSPKARIGYFRQMSYRFTADEGILAFLHKRTTAEEKQIRSVLHAMRFSHADLQRSVMTLSGGEAIRLQLCRLFLEEYNILLLDEPTNFLDVDALEALENFVKAYEGTLIYVTHDQAFVRHTADMVLHMEQGRLRQ, from the coding sequence ATGGAAAAAATGTGTTTTGAAGTGGAACAAGTGGAGATCTCCTTTCAGGATAGAGTGTTACTGAATATTGAACGCTTGGCCGTGCATCAGTTTGACCGGATCGGGATCGTGGGGAGAAATGGCCAAGGCAAGAGCACGCTGCTTAAATTGCTTGCAGGACGGCTCATGCCAACAGCGGGCAGGGTAAAGCGTTATGTGGACTTTGGATACTTGGAGCAGATGGCCGCACCTGAAGATAAAAGTGAGATGGAGATTGATGCCAAATTGCTTTCGAGGCTGGCGATCCCGTCCCATTCTGGTTTAAGCGGCGGCGAAGAAACGCGGTTGAAGTTGGGGAATTTGCTGGCGCATTACCATGAGGCTTTACTGATCGATGAGCCCACCACGCATCTGGATCGTGACGGCATTGCTTTTATGATGGATGAGCTGCGGTTCTACTATGGTGCATTGATTCTCGTCAGCCATGATCGCGCGGTGCTCGATGAGCTCGTAACAACGATCTGGGAGGTCGAAGACGGCCAAGTGCATGTGTACACCGGAAACTATAGCGACTATAAAGCCCGTAAACAGCTGGAACATGAACAGCAAAATCAGGCATACGACCAATACGTGAAGGAAAAGAGGCGGCTCGAACGCGCTGCGCAGGACAAAATGGAGAAGGCAGCAAAAGTGACCCAGCCAGGCCGCACTTCGAAACGGGAAGCCAAGGCCAAGGCCAATCGCATGTTTGAGACGAAGTCAAAAGGAACAAGCCAAAAAGCGGTTCATCGCGCGGCCAAAGCCATCGAGCAGCGAATGGATCGGCTGCAGGAGGTTCACAAAGTTCAGGATCGCCAGCCCCTTGTCTTTCGTCAATCCGCTGCGCTGAAGCTGCATAACCGTTTTCCGATCATGGCAGATCGTTTGACCCTTTCGGTGGAGGGTAAAATGCTGCTACACAATGCAAGCTTCCAGATTCCTTTGGGGAGCAAAGTAGCCATTACGGGCGCAAACGGCAGCGGCAAGAGCACGCTGCTTAACCATATCGCCAAGGGAGGGCAAGGAATCATGTTGTCCCCCAAAGCCCGGATCGGGTATTTTCGGCAAATGAGTTATCGTTTTACGGCCGATGAAGGTATCCTGGCATTTTTGCACAAACGGACTACGGCCGAGGAAAAGCAAATCAGATCCGTGCTGCATGCGATGCGATTCAGTCATGCGGACCTGCAGCGCAGCGTGATGACCCTGAGCGGAGGTGAAGCGATCCGGCTTCAGCTGTGCCGGCTCTTTCTGGAGGAGTATAATATTTTACTGTTGGACGAACCGACGAATTTCCTGGATGTAGACGCCCTCGAGGCATTGGAGAACTTTGTGAAAGCTTATGAAGGAACGCTGATCTATGTAACGCACGATCAAGCGTTTGTACGCCATACCGCTGATATGGTTCTCCACATGGAGCAGGGCAGGTTAAGGCAGTAG
- a CDS encoding AraC family transcriptional regulator, whose translation MKLRSLSFLWKLLLFSIVIGTLPVIVLGAFSYYNSSQTVQEKVNEGNKLLLRQMQTGVEQMLRTVDNSATQFLQSPVVNQVFAKPITNQDFEMVHELYKGIATIQTYELGIREIYLYSLDHHWMVTSTGVNEYASPGFGPQLESFSREQPGSFWSMVRSNDAVDSAGAVFFVKKVPFNAANPKGIIGVELSPDVIPRRMAVQNGNLGNAFILDQSFHPITVGNRDMVPVNGSDESYLQQLQETKSAAGQYVSKLEGKAVTVTYRKSSYNGWIYVSVASNEQINEQNRIIGWITLLVCLAILAMTLILAWFGSRRMYRPIRSIHAALAAIGTAREWEEPLGELQVIGERVNDLIRNQSHMMNELQGQQIQLKEFFMHKLLAGEIGHADFEEKLGWYGIGQAWPCMSLLAIQIDTLQDTRYEEANRDLLMFAINNMVGELVPQANRLEPVVITDMQVTLLGSSKTGQELKEELFILATGIQRTVSKYLGIKVSIGISRPFGSFARTREALHESETALKFSVGLGQESILFIEDVQPKTHDVGMFPQDKEQALFDAMRSGNIVQAEIELKQFIMELFPSNTSFQDYHLSLLRLLVDILRFGHELSISAESTTEDESSLIQSLFKLRNVKEIEHWFWSLFVEPYTCELERRRETQFKHISEAVIDMIHREYDHDLTLENCAARINYHPHYVSRVFRQETGINFGEYLTQYRMDMAKKWLKETDMKISEIAERLQYNNSANFIRSFRKIVGMTPGKFRGES comes from the coding sequence ATGAAGCTAAGGTCCCTTTCTTTCTTATGGAAACTGTTATTGTTCTCGATTGTAATAGGCACGCTGCCCGTGATTGTGCTGGGCGCTTTTTCATATTACAATTCTTCGCAAACCGTGCAAGAAAAGGTGAATGAGGGCAACAAACTGTTGTTGCGGCAAATGCAAACAGGCGTCGAGCAGATGCTCCGGACGGTGGATAACTCGGCAACGCAGTTTTTGCAATCCCCGGTGGTTAATCAGGTGTTTGCGAAGCCGATTACCAATCAGGATTTTGAAATGGTTCATGAATTATACAAAGGCATTGCCACGATTCAAACCTATGAGCTGGGCATCCGGGAAATTTATTTGTATAGTCTGGATCATCATTGGATGGTGACGAGCACCGGCGTGAATGAATATGCATCTCCGGGCTTTGGACCACAGCTCGAATCTTTCTCCCGTGAGCAGCCAGGCTCTTTTTGGAGTATGGTGCGATCCAATGATGCGGTGGATTCTGCGGGAGCCGTGTTTTTTGTAAAAAAGGTACCGTTTAATGCAGCAAATCCGAAAGGCATCATTGGCGTTGAACTGTCCCCGGACGTCATCCCAAGAAGAATGGCTGTTCAGAACGGTAATTTGGGAAACGCTTTCATATTGGATCAAAGCTTTCATCCGATCACGGTAGGAAATAGGGACATGGTACCCGTAAATGGCAGCGACGAATCCTATTTGCAGCAGCTTCAGGAAACGAAGTCGGCCGCAGGGCAGTATGTTTCCAAGCTGGAAGGCAAGGCGGTAACCGTCACTTATCGCAAATCGTCCTACAATGGCTGGATTTACGTGTCTGTTGCATCGAACGAACAGATCAATGAACAGAACCGGATTATCGGATGGATTACCTTGCTCGTCTGTTTGGCTATTTTGGCCATGACGTTGATTCTTGCCTGGTTTGGTTCCAGACGGATGTACCGTCCGATCCGTTCCATCCACGCAGCGCTGGCGGCCATTGGCACTGCGCGAGAGTGGGAGGAGCCTCTCGGGGAGCTGCAGGTGATCGGAGAACGCGTGAATGATTTAATACGCAACCAATCACATATGATGAACGAGCTTCAAGGGCAGCAGATACAGCTTAAAGAATTTTTCATGCATAAGCTGTTGGCTGGAGAGATTGGTCATGCAGACTTTGAAGAAAAATTGGGTTGGTACGGAATCGGCCAGGCGTGGCCGTGCATGAGTTTGCTCGCGATTCAGATCGATACGTTGCAGGATACCCGTTATGAAGAGGCAAATCGGGATTTGCTTATGTTTGCCATCAATAACATGGTTGGTGAACTGGTACCGCAGGCGAACCGATTGGAGCCGGTTGTTATAACGGACATGCAAGTCACTTTGCTGGGTTCAAGCAAAACAGGCCAAGAATTGAAGGAAGAACTGTTTATATTGGCGACGGGAATTCAAAGGACAGTCTCCAAGTATTTAGGGATTAAAGTGAGCATCGGAATAAGTCGACCGTTCGGTTCGTTTGCACGAACTCGGGAAGCATTGCATGAATCTGAGACGGCGCTTAAATTCAGCGTAGGACTTGGACAGGAATCGATTTTGTTCATTGAGGATGTGCAGCCGAAGACCCATGATGTGGGCATGTTCCCTCAAGACAAGGAACAAGCTTTATTTGATGCCATGCGGTCAGGCAACATCGTGCAGGCAGAGATCGAATTGAAACAATTCATTATGGAGCTTTTTCCGTCAAATACGTCATTCCAGGATTACCACTTGTCTTTGCTGCGTTTGTTGGTCGACATTCTCCGTTTCGGTCATGAACTGTCCATCTCGGCGGAAAGCACAACGGAAGACGAGTCTTCGCTGATCCAATCCTTGTTCAAGCTGCGCAATGTCAAAGAGATCGAGCACTGGTTCTGGTCATTGTTTGTTGAACCGTATACATGTGAGCTGGAGCGTCGTCGCGAAACGCAATTCAAACATATTTCAGAAGCCGTCATCGATATGATTCATCGTGAATATGACCATGATCTGACGCTGGAAAACTGTGCTGCCCGGATCAACTACCATCCTCATTACGTGAGCCGTGTGTTCCGTCAGGAGACAGGAATCAATTTTGGGGAATATTTGACGCAATATCGAATGGATATGGCCAAAAAGTGGTTAAAAGAGACCGATATGAAGATTTCGGAAATTGCAGAACGATTGCAGTACAACAACTCCGCCAACTTCATCCGTTCTTTTCGGAAAATTGTAGGGATGACACCTGGAAAGTTCAGGGGAGAGAGCTAG
- a CDS encoding extracellular solute-binding protein: protein MNKRYRKARLATSALIATMLMTVTACGGNEPASTQGEQGSSSPGPLALTMMLPTYSAEQMSTNSSILTTLEEKTNTDLTVSWVPSSSYTDKLSATVASGELPKTFVALEPKASFIVNAARSGMFWELGPYLKDYPNLSKMSETVLSNSSIDNKIYGLYRERDIARFGLMIRQDWLEHLGLDAPTNVDELYDVLKAFATEDPDLNGRQDTVGLAVGMQGNNIAGFKDVLVFLGGPNEWELKDGQLIPAHMTEAYLETLKFYKKLYDEKLINQDFALVQDGRSVMYKGKAGLWIDNMVDGKNIEDNIKKVTPEAKIQLINRIAGPNGDATRAGTGYLGMYMIPKTSVKTEEELKQILAYFDSVSEKDIQNLLRYGIEGKQFTIENGEYVQNPDPKLRAEMTDSSQFMILQNEVENYGTELEKRSVELFKDNATFAIPNPAAPFISNTAIELGNELNKIIQDATVKFIMGTASEADWSKAVDQWLQSGGSKIIEEINAEYAKSTK from the coding sequence ATGAACAAACGATATCGGAAAGCACGGCTGGCTACGTCTGCTCTGATCGCAACAATGCTTATGACCGTGACCGCTTGCGGCGGAAACGAACCCGCTTCTACCCAAGGAGAACAGGGCTCAAGCAGCCCAGGTCCACTTGCCTTAACGATGATGCTGCCTACGTATAGTGCAGAGCAAATGAGCACAAACAGTTCCATTCTCACCACACTGGAGGAAAAAACGAATACCGATTTAACCGTATCTTGGGTGCCCTCTTCGTCCTACACGGACAAACTGAGCGCTACCGTGGCATCGGGCGAGCTTCCGAAAACTTTCGTAGCTTTGGAGCCCAAAGCCTCCTTTATCGTGAATGCCGCCAGGTCGGGCATGTTCTGGGAGCTTGGACCTTATTTGAAAGATTACCCGAATTTGAGCAAGATGTCCGAAACCGTACTGAGCAATTCATCCATCGACAACAAAATTTACGGCCTTTACCGTGAGCGGGATATCGCCCGCTTCGGGTTAATGATTCGCCAAGATTGGCTTGAGCACCTTGGATTGGATGCCCCGACAAACGTAGATGAACTTTACGATGTATTGAAAGCGTTTGCCACGGAGGACCCGGATCTAAACGGCCGCCAGGATACAGTCGGGCTTGCCGTCGGTATGCAGGGAAACAATATCGCAGGCTTCAAGGATGTGCTTGTATTTCTCGGAGGTCCCAACGAATGGGAGTTGAAAGACGGCCAATTGATTCCCGCTCATATGACCGAAGCCTATTTGGAAACATTGAAGTTCTATAAGAAACTGTATGATGAAAAACTCATCAATCAGGATTTCGCGCTTGTTCAAGACGGGCGATCCGTGATGTATAAAGGCAAAGCCGGGCTATGGATCGACAACATGGTTGACGGCAAAAACATTGAAGACAATATCAAGAAAGTGACTCCCGAGGCTAAAATACAGCTGATCAACCGGATCGCCGGACCAAATGGGGATGCTACACGAGCGGGAACAGGTTATTTGGGCATGTATATGATCCCGAAAACAAGCGTGAAAACGGAAGAAGAACTCAAACAAATTCTTGCCTACTTCGACAGCGTGTCTGAAAAAGACATTCAAAACCTGCTCCGTTACGGCATCGAAGGCAAACAGTTTACGATTGAAAATGGGGAATACGTACAGAACCCGGACCCGAAATTGCGGGCCGAAATGACGGACAGCAGCCAGTTCATGATTTTGCAGAACGAGGTTGAAAACTACGGCACCGAGCTGGAAAAGCGCAGCGTGGAATTGTTCAAGGACAATGCTACGTTTGCCATACCCAATCCTGCTGCACCGTTCATCTCGAATACGGCCATCGAACTCGGCAATGAACTGAATAAAATCATTCAGGACGCGACCGTCAAATTCATCATGGGTACGGCCAGCGAGGCCGATTGGTCAAAAGCAGTCGATCAGTGGCTGCAAAGCGGCGGCAGCAAAATTATTGAAGAAATCAATGCGGAGTACGCCAAATCCACCAAATAG
- a CDS encoding carbohydrate ABC transporter permease, whose translation MMIKPSLGSRIFDSLNIALLAAFALLTVLPFIYVVAGSFATQKELLLRGFILFPTEFTLDAYRYIFSTPTLVKSLFVTIYITAFGTLINIFFTCLMAYPLARKDMDFRKPILVLVVFTMLFSGGMIPTFLVVKQLGMIDTYWSLLIPGAISAFNLIIIRNFFQQLPESLEESAKIDGCNDLGVFFRIVIPLSMPAIATFSLFYAVGHWNTYFSAVLYINDNAKWPIQVLLRQFVILASGGIGDSAAMESDYVSPPEQSIKMAVIVVSTLPILLVYPFLQKHFAKGVLLGSVKG comes from the coding sequence ATGATGATCAAACCCAGCTTGGGAAGCCGCATTTTTGACAGTTTGAATATCGCGTTATTGGCCGCATTTGCTTTGTTAACCGTGCTTCCTTTCATTTACGTGGTTGCCGGTTCTTTCGCCACACAGAAGGAATTGCTGCTTCGCGGCTTCATTTTGTTCCCAACAGAGTTTACACTGGATGCATACAGGTACATCTTCTCTACCCCTACCCTTGTCAAAAGCCTGTTCGTGACCATTTACATTACGGCATTCGGCACGTTGATTAACATCTTCTTTACCTGCTTGATGGCCTATCCGTTGGCGCGCAAAGACATGGATTTTCGCAAACCGATTCTGGTGCTGGTCGTATTCACGATGCTGTTCAGCGGCGGCATGATTCCCACATTCCTCGTAGTTAAACAACTGGGCATGATCGATACGTATTGGTCTTTGCTCATTCCGGGAGCAATCAGTGCATTTAACCTGATCATTATCCGCAACTTTTTCCAGCAGCTCCCCGAAAGCCTGGAGGAATCGGCCAAAATCGATGGATGTAACGATCTCGGCGTGTTCTTTCGGATCGTGATCCCGCTTTCCATGCCTGCCATTGCGACCTTCTCGTTGTTCTACGCCGTAGGTCACTGGAACACGTATTTCAGCGCCGTACTCTATATCAACGATAATGCCAAATGGCCCATACAGGTTTTGTTGCGGCAGTTCGTCATTTTGGCTTCGGGCGGAATCGGGGATTCCGCGGCCATGGAGTCGGATTACGTATCGCCGCCGGAACAATCCATCAAGATGGCGGTCATTGTCGTATCCACGCTGCCGATTTTGCTGGTGTATCCGTTTTTGCAAAAGCATTTTGCCAAAGGGGTCTTGCTGGGCTCCGTGAAAGGCTAA